The genomic stretch AATAAAATGACTAAAATATTAAAATTTAATAATGCTATTTTAAATTTAGACAATTTAGACGTTATACAAAAATTTGGAGAATATTATGAAAATGGAAAATGTTATGAAAATATTTATAATTATGACTTATATTTTACTACATGCTTAGTACGAGTTGTACTTACTGAAGAAGAATTTCAATATCTAACAGAGTTTTTAAAAAGCGATTTTAAATTCCATGAAATTAATAAAGATATTAATAGTCTTTTTGACAATAATGAAAGTATTCATAATATGATATAAAAATATTAAAAAATACTCAAAAAAATATAAAAGGGACTGTTTATTACAACCCTTTTTTTATATAATAAATTCTTTACAATTATAAAAAATCAAATTTTTCTTATAAAAAATAAAAAAAATACATCTTTTGGGAACTTTTACAAAAAATATTCGTCTAATTAGTAAATTAAATATACTTATAGGGAGTACACCTATGAAAAGAAATCTTTTTATTATTTTCACACTATTATTAACAGCAGTTATGAGCAATGCTCAAACAGCAAAAAACGAATCATACGAACTTGACAATATAAAAGTTGTCAACCAAAACGGATTAGCACTTAATGACTTTATATCATTACTTAATGCTGACCCTAACATAGTATTAGTCGATGCTAGAACACCAGAAGAGATTAAAGAAACAGGAACTATAAAAAATGCTATAAACATCGATTATAGAGCTAAAGGCTACAGTAAAAAATTATTATCATTAGACAAAAACAAAAAATATATGTTTTACTGTAAAAGCGGAGTACGCTCTGGAAGAAGTGTTCAGTATATGCTTGATAACGGATTTAAAAATGTTAATTATCTAAAAGATGCAGGATACGCCGAACTTTCAGCTGCTTTAAAATAAGTATAATTATTAATCAAATATAGGGGTTGTTATTCACAGCCCCTTTTTTAATTATATATTATACCTAAAAAAATAAAATCGTTTCTATATACATTACAATTTTTTAATTAAATATTATACGCTCTCTATTATCAATAGCACTCTCTGGAACATTTTTATATTCTTTTAATTTTTTTATTATTAAATCTCTCATATCAAGCCCGGTATGTATAGTATTTTCTCCGTATTGAAATAAAGGCTTACCATTAGAATCGATATATTTTTCGCCTCCATTAAATATATAGTCGGCAACAGCTACGATATATTTTTCATTA from Brachyspira murdochii DSM 12563 encodes the following:
- a CDS encoding rhodanese-like domain-containing protein, whose product is MKRNLFIIFTLLLTAVMSNAQTAKNESYELDNIKVVNQNGLALNDFISLLNADPNIVLVDARTPEEIKETGTIKNAINIDYRAKGYSKKLLSLDKNKKYMFYCKSGVRSGRSVQYMLDNGFKNVNYLKDAGYAELSAALK